The window AAATGCCCACGGTTGCGGAGGCTCTTCGCCAATTCGCACCGGCATACCTGCAGCAACACGCCGATTCGATCTCGGTCGCCGAAGACAAAGTGCTTGGCGCGTTCACTCGTTGTCGCACCGGTGCACTGGGTGGTGTTCACTACCAGTGCGGTGGTTGCGGAAGCGATCACTGGGTCGGACGTTCGTGTGGCAATCGGCACTGCCCGAACTGCGGTCACCAGCGAACGCAGACTTGGATTGAAACGCAGGCTGCCAAGCTGATGCCGGTTCATCACTTCTTGGTCACTTTCACGGTGCCCCGGGAGATTGGGTTGGTGCTGCGCGTTCACCAACGTGACGGCTACCGATGCCTGTTCGA of the Rhodopirellula bahusiensis genome contains:
- a CDS encoding IS91 family transposase, giving the protein MPTVAEALRQFAPAYLQQHADSISVAEDKVLGAFTRCRTGALGGVHYQCGGCGSDHWVGRSCGNRHCPNCGHQRTQTWIETQAAKLMPVHHFLVTFTVPREIGLVLRVHQRDGYRCLFDASSQSIRDVGAATKSLKGCQLGFFGVLHTWGRDPAVYHPHVHYVVPGGGVKLDEHGHALSWQSTPKNFL